One Loxodonta africana isolate mLoxAfr1 chromosome 15, mLoxAfr1.hap2, whole genome shotgun sequence genomic window carries:
- the LOC100659485 gene encoding olfactory receptor 143-like, whose translation MAVKNDSSVIEFIFMGLTDQPELQLPLFFLLLVNYVVTVVGNLSLINLIRLNSHLHTPMYFFLFNLTFIDLCYSFVFIPKMLMSFISERNIISFAGCMTQLFFFCFFANSECYVLTAMAYDCYVAICKPLLYTVTMSPKVCSLLMSGSYMMGFAGAMVHTGCMIRLTFCDSNIINHYVCDIFPLLQLSCSSTYVNELVVSIAGIVVTVSGLIIFLSYALILLNILHMSSSKGWSKAFSTCGSHIITVGLFFGFGMLTHVKPSSAGFVEQGKFFSVVYTNVVPMLNPFIYSLRNKDVTLALKKTVKRMTHLAQAEVLP comes from the coding sequence ATGGCTGTGAAAAATGACTCTTCAGTGATTGAATTTATCTTTATGGGATTAACAGACCAACCTGAGCTCCAGCTGCCgctgttttttctgttgttggtGAACTATGTGGTCACTGTGGTGGGGAATTTAAGCTTAATTAATCTGATTCGCCTGAATTCTCAccttcacacccccatgtactttttcctattCAATCTGACCTTCATTGATCTCTGCTATTCATTTGTCTTTATTCCCAAAATGCTGATGAGCTTTATTTCTGAGAGGAACATTATCTCCTTTGCAGGATGCATGACTCagctatttttcttctgtttcttcgcCAACTCTGAATGCTATGTGTTGACAGCCATGGCCTATGattgctatgtggccatctgcaagcccctgctgTACACAGTCACCATGTCCCCGAAGGtctgttccctgttgatgtctGGTTCATACATGATGGGATTTGCTGGTGCCATGGTGCACACAGGTTGTATGATCAGGTTGACCTTTTGTGACTCCAACATCATCAACCATTATGTATGTGACATCTTCCCCCTCCTCCAGCTCTCCTGCAGCAGCACCTATGTCAATGAGCTTGTGGTTTCCATCGCAGGCATAGTTGTCACAGTATCCGGCCTCATTATCTTTCTCTCTTATGCTTTGATTCTTTTGAATATCCTTCACATGTCATCATCTAAGGGTTGGTCCAAAGCCTTCAGCACCTGTGGCTCCCACATAATAACTGTTGGTCTATTCTTTGGATTTGGAATGCTCACTCATGTCAAACCATCATCTGCTGGGTTTGTGGAACAGGGAAAATTTTTCTCAGTGGTTTACACCAATGTGGTACCCATGCTGAATCCCTTTATCTATAGCCTCAGAAACAAGGATGTCACACTTGCTCTGAAGAAAACTGTGAAGAGAATGACACACTTAGCACAAGCAGAAGTGTTGCCTTAG